The proteins below are encoded in one region of Clostridium pasteurianum DSM 525 = ATCC 6013:
- a CDS encoding cysteine hydrolase family protein, with protein sequence MDINKIFSMEKEIKGKIVYLKDFPKENTAIVTVDMVKGFVKKGMLSSHRIISIIDAIVDLNKRSGGYKKIFFLDEHEENSAELTTYAKHCIKGTEESELIDELNTEEVIGKEVAMISKNSTNGFHAPDFKKWLEKNEDIIENYIVVGCEADICVSHLVTTLKTYFNEKNLSRRIVVPINGVETFDFETHDGDLMKVISLWEMKANGIEIVDEIL encoded by the coding sequence ATGGATATTAATAAAATTTTTAGTATGGAAAAAGAAATTAAAGGGAAAATAGTATACTTAAAGGATTTTCCAAAGGAGAATACAGCAATAGTAACGGTTGACATGGTAAAAGGCTTTGTAAAAAAGGGTATGCTTTCTTCCCATAGAATTATTTCTATTATAGATGCTATTGTAGATTTAAACAAAAGAAGTGGGGGATATAAAAAGATATTTTTTCTAGATGAACATGAAGAAAATTCTGCTGAACTTACTACTTATGCAAAACATTGCATAAAAGGTACAGAAGAAAGTGAACTTATAGATGAACTAAATACAGAGGAGGTAATTGGAAAAGAGGTGGCTATGATTTCTAAAAACAGTACAAATGGATTTCATGCACCAGATTTTAAGAAATGGCTTGAAAAGAATGAAGATATTATAGAAAATTACATAGTAGTAGGCTGTGAAGCTGATATATGTGTCAGTCATTTGGTTACTACACTTAAGACTTATTTTAATGAAAAAAATCTAAGTAGAAGGATAGTTGTGCCTATAAATGGGGTTGAAACCTTTGATTTCGAAACTCATGATGGGGATTTAATGAAAGTTATTTCACTATGGGAAATGAAAGCCAATGGAATTGAAATTGTTGATGAAATATTATAA
- a CDS encoding DUF2164 domain-containing protein translates to MRNEDKNKIKLTNEKREEMISAIKNYFLNEREEEIGDLAAGLILNFVIEELAQEFYNQGVFDSYKYMNDRIEDLLSIQKY, encoded by the coding sequence ATGAGAAATGAAGATAAAAATAAAATAAAACTGACAAATGAAAAAAGAGAAGAGATGATTTCTGCAATAAAAAACTACTTTCTCAATGAAAGAGAGGAAGAAATAGGTGATTTAGCTGCAGGTCTTATTTTAAATTTTGTTATAGAAGAATTAGCTCAAGAATTTTATAATCAAGGGGTTTTTGATTCCTACAAATACATGAACGATAGAATAGAGGATCTTTTATCTATTCAAAAATATTAA
- a CDS encoding EFR1 family ferrodoxin (N-terminal region resembles flavodoxins. C-terminal ferrodoxin region binds two 4Fe-4S clusters.): protein MIIEKNTILYFSGTGNSLQVAKNIGSELGEINLCRISSLIDEKEIKVNAGILGIVFPVYYARLPLMVEKIVKKLKVNERTYIFGVATYGGAAAGVLIKLEHILQNFGGTLNAGFLIHMPANNIFAYNPSAAKKDNKVFQREKIKIKKISDVIKQRKDSKCEVSKLMIDRIIDKALIKITDRIMDEIPVKDKKFWVTNSCNGCRLCEKICPVNNIEFHLNKPLWKHNCEQCTACIQYCPSEAIQWGKKTENRRRYRNPNVGVKELI, encoded by the coding sequence ATGATAATAGAAAAAAATACTATACTGTATTTCTCGGGAACAGGCAATAGCCTGCAAGTAGCAAAGAATATAGGAAGTGAGCTTGGAGAAATTAATTTATGTAGAATATCTTCACTCATAGATGAAAAAGAAATAAAAGTGAATGCAGGAATACTTGGAATAGTATTCCCAGTGTACTATGCACGACTTCCGTTGATGGTAGAGAAAATTGTAAAAAAACTAAAAGTTAATGAAAGAACCTATATTTTTGGAGTAGCAACTTATGGTGGAGCAGCAGCTGGGGTGTTAATTAAATTAGAGCATATATTACAAAATTTTGGGGGGACACTTAATGCTGGCTTTTTAATTCATATGCCAGCAAACAATATTTTTGCCTATAATCCTAGTGCAGCAAAAAAGGATAATAAGGTTTTTCAAAGAGAAAAGATAAAGATTAAAAAAATATCAGATGTAATAAAGCAAAGAAAAGATTCCAAGTGTGAAGTAAGTAAATTGATGATTGATAGAATAATAGACAAGGCTCTTATTAAAATTACAGATAGAATAATGGATGAGATTCCCGTAAAAGATAAAAAATTCTGGGTTACAAATAGCTGTAATGGATGTAGACTTTGTGAAAAAATTTGTCCGGTTAATAACATAGAATTCCATTTAAACAAGCCTCTTTGGAAGCATAATTGTGAGCAGTGTACAGCCTGCATTCAATATTGTCCTAGTGAGGCCATTCAATGGGGTAAGAAAACTGAAAACAGGAGAAGATATAGAAATCCTAATGTAGGTGTTAAGGAGTTAATATAA
- a CDS encoding AAA family ATPase, with amino-acid sequence MNKKLIIINGTMGVGKTATCKELNKKLYNSVWLDGDWCWRMNPFIVNDENKAMVIDNITYMLRNFLVNSSCKYVIFNWVIHTEEIFKLILQRLNDLEFDLIKITLICSEEILKKRILKDVQLNLREDSAISTSIERLKLYENMDTVKIDTTDNSISETVDTIMKIIDK; translated from the coding sequence ATGAATAAAAAACTTATAATAATCAATGGCACTATGGGGGTAGGTAAAACTGCAACCTGTAAAGAATTAAATAAGAAACTCTATAATTCAGTATGGCTTGATGGTGATTGGTGCTGGAGGATGAATCCTTTTATTGTTAATGATGAGAATAAAGCTATGGTTATAGATAATATAACCTATATGTTAAGAAATTTTCTTGTTAATTCATCCTGCAAGTACGTTATATTTAATTGGGTTATACATACCGAAGAAATTTTTAAGCTTATACTGCAAAGATTGAATGATTTAGAATTTGATCTTATAAAGATAACACTTATTTGTTCGGAAGAAATCCTTAAAAAGAGAATATTAAAGGATGTTCAGCTCAATTTGAGAGAGGACTCTGCTATTAGTACAAGTATTGAACGGCTCAAATTATATGAAAATATGGATACAGTAAAAATTGATACAACTGATAATTCAATATCAGAAACTGTAGATACAATAATGAAGATTATTGATAAATAA
- a CDS encoding ABC transporter permease has protein sequence MNIIFKFSLKSIKEKKFRTFLILFAIAVSSALFFASNAISGTIEKIYINKLSSSYGNSNIIIHSGDKSPSKYFSMNKIQKESSNIDYAIGSTSESGIYKINNDETMTFNLRGFNFNELQLMNPVSFMDSSDDKMFTGKKIIISKFASDKYNKKIGDSIELKINDSKYKFTVWGIAAQTGFFSNDGQTISAIVPLETLNSIMDTKGMVSAIYIKSKDSVNKEEVIEDLKSIYRDYEVKRTINDEDLKQQASGFTTPFMMMTIVVLFMSIFITYTAFKVIAMEKLPVIGTFRSIGATKKMTDFILILESLCYGVIGGIIGCFMGIGILYIMTWVTTPDWMKGNSAQINFSISQLLAAFILAVLISFISAILPIIRVSKLPVKDIVLNEIEGENSKNKLWKLILGILLLCISFGVPNIVPKNYALYIDGICMVLAVASVVLLVPFIANIFIKIFEKIYVFILGNEGLLAAKNLRENKSLLNNISLLAIGISALLMINTVSYSVGVEVLDAYSKFNVDIEMWGNMLDKNTERLVQNVDGVSDTYGVYSSSVKLADSSRTIDSVEGVSSNKYLQFYDQKLGDNPGEIFKELNEDRNILVTDSLLSRIDLKVGDYINFEMGKNKRQYKIIGTFNSVMYNGNYALIGEKYLKNDMGIRYYSAIYAKTNKDPQTVLNNIKDKLANMRLSLMTKEEMQTENKKSNDQMFNVLNAFSIMALVIGIFGVLNNLLISFMERKRSLAIFRSVGMSKSQIIKVIFIESLSGGIVGGTVGVFAGILMIQIVPKVTEAMNLPLEINYLWTLFVYAFLGGIIINVAASIVPAFKSSKLNIIESIKYE, from the coding sequence GTGAATATTATTTTTAAATTTTCTTTAAAAAGTATTAAAGAAAAGAAGTTTAGGACTTTCCTTATCTTGTTCGCAATAGCCGTATCCTCGGCATTATTTTTTGCTTCAAATGCTATATCTGGTACTATAGAAAAAATTTATATAAATAAATTAAGCAGCTCTTATGGCAATTCAAATATTATAATTCATTCAGGAGATAAATCTCCTTCTAAATATTTTTCCATGAATAAAATTCAGAAAGAAAGTTCCAATATAGATTATGCCATTGGCTCAACTAGTGAATCGGGAATATACAAAATTAATAATGATGAAACCATGACTTTTAATTTGCGTGGCTTTAATTTTAATGAATTACAATTGATGAATCCAGTTTCTTTTATGGACAGCAGTGATGATAAGATGTTTACAGGTAAAAAAATCATAATAAGTAAATTTGCATCAGATAAATACAATAAGAAGATTGGAGATTCTATTGAACTTAAAATAAATGATTCAAAATATAAATTTACTGTATGGGGAATAGCTGCTCAGACAGGATTTTTTTCTAATGATGGACAAACTATATCTGCCATAGTTCCTTTGGAAACTTTGAATTCCATAATGGATACTAAAGGTATGGTATCTGCTATATACATAAAATCCAAAGACTCAGTTAATAAGGAAGAGGTAATTGAGGATTTAAAGTCTATATATAGAGATTATGAAGTGAAAAGAACCATAAATGATGAAGATTTAAAGCAGCAGGCAAGCGGTTTTACCACTCCCTTTATGATGATGACTATTGTAGTGCTTTTTATGAGTATATTTATTACTTATACTGCTTTCAAGGTAATAGCTATGGAAAAACTACCTGTTATAGGAACCTTTAGGAGCATTGGTGCAACTAAGAAAATGACGGATTTTATATTGATTTTAGAAAGTCTTTGCTATGGAGTAATTGGAGGAATAATAGGCTGCTTTATGGGAATAGGAATATTGTATATAATGACCTGGGTTACTACACCAGATTGGATGAAGGGAAATTCAGCACAAATCAATTTTTCCATTTCACAGCTTTTAGCAGCCTTTATTTTAGCAGTCCTTATTTCCTTTATAAGTGCAATACTTCCTATAATCAGAGTATCAAAACTTCCAGTTAAAGATATTGTATTAAATGAAATTGAAGGCGAAAACAGTAAAAATAAACTTTGGAAGCTAATTCTAGGTATTTTATTACTGTGCATTTCTTTTGGAGTTCCCAATATTGTACCTAAAAATTATGCCTTGTACATAGATGGAATATGCATGGTACTGGCAGTTGCTTCCGTGGTGTTACTTGTACCTTTTATAGCTAATATATTTATTAAAATTTTTGAAAAGATTTATGTATTTATACTGGGAAATGAAGGGTTACTAGCAGCTAAAAATTTAAGAGAAAACAAAAGTCTTTTGAATAATATTTCACTTTTAGCTATAGGAATATCTGCACTTTTGATGATAAATACGGTAAGTTACAGTGTAGGAGTAGAAGTTTTAGATGCCTACTCAAAATTTAATGTGGATATTGAAATGTGGGGAAATATGCTGGATAAAAATACAGAGAGGCTTGTACAGAATGTAGATGGAGTCAGTGATACTTATGGAGTTTACAGCTCCAGTGTAAAGCTTGCGGATTCCAGTAGAACCATTGATTCTGTAGAGGGTGTTTCTTCAAACAAGTATCTGCAATTTTATGATCAGAAATTGGGAGATAATCCAGGGGAGATTTTTAAAGAACTGAATGAGGATAGAAATATATTGGTGACGGATTCACTGCTTTCAAGAATAGATTTAAAGGTTGGAGATTATATTAATTTTGAGATGGGAAAAAACAAAAGGCAGTATAAGATTATTGGAACATTTAATTCAGTAATGTACAATGGAAACTATGCGCTTATAGGAGAAAAATATTTAAAGAATGATATGGGAATTAGATATTATTCTGCAATATATGCAAAGACAAATAAAGATCCCCAGACTGTATTAAATAATATTAAAGACAAACTGGCAAATATGAGACTGTCTCTTATGACAAAAGAAGAAATGCAAACTGAAAATAAAAAGAGCAATGATCAAATGTTTAATGTTCTCAATGCCTTTTCAATAATGGCATTAGTTATAGGAATATTTGGAGTGCTGAATAATCTCCTTATCAGTTTCATGGAGAGAAAAAGATCTCTTGCAATATTTAGATCTGTAGGTATGAGTAAATCACAAATTATTAAAGTTATATTTATAGAATCTCTAAGTGGAGGAATTGTAGGTGGAACTGTAGGAGTTTTTGCAGGTATATTAATGATCCAAATTGTCCCTAAAGTTACTGAAGCTATGAATCTTCCACTGGAAATAAATTATCTATGGACTTTATTTGTCTATGCTTTTTTAGGTGGAATAATTATTAATGTAGCAGCATCAATAGTTCCAGCTTTTAAATCCTCTAAGCTCAACATTATTGAATCCATTAAATATGAATAG
- a CDS encoding ectonucleotide pyrophosphatase/phosphodiesterase: MERISNQLYVVSLDGLSTLDFDYISNLPNFKKFIENSSYCKNVYSVYPTLTYPAHTTIVTGKYPKNHGIINNTLLQLNKKSPDWYWYRKNIKCETIYDLAVKNGLIVAALLWPVTAKSKIQYNMPEIFANRFWENQIMVSLFNGTPLFQYQINKKFGHLRDGVKQPNLDNFTHQSFLYTIKNKNLDLTLVHYTDLDSTRHIYGFNSDEAKLALVRHDKRLGEIIETLKEKGIYEESTIILLGDHSSLDENKIVNLNILLAEKGYIQLDKNGKISSYTAIVKNCDGSAYVYTKSDEGENESLKKILKEFNEKYQCIEAIYSGEEASYMGADPNCYLMLEARKGYYFQDGLKGNIIKEVTSYNTEDGVEHTLSTHGYSPFKDDYTTVFMASGMGIKSGNIIEKMNLIDEGPTMARLLGLTLKDADGEIIYDFIDENNVSHSTYEDKESSYE; the protein is encoded by the coding sequence ATGGAGAGAATAAGTAACCAACTCTATGTAGTATCTCTTGACGGATTGTCTACACTAGATTTTGATTATATAAGTAATCTTCCCAATTTTAAAAAATTTATAGAGAATTCATCTTATTGTAAGAATGTATACAGTGTTTATCCAACTCTTACTTATCCTGCTCATACCACTATTGTTACGGGAAAATATCCTAAAAATCACGGAATAATAAATAATACTCTATTACAATTAAACAAGAAATCCCCAGATTGGTACTGGTATAGAAAAAATATAAAGTGTGAGACAATTTATGATCTAGCTGTAAAAAATGGGTTGATCGTTGCTGCACTACTGTGGCCAGTAACTGCAAAGTCCAAAATTCAGTATAATATGCCTGAAATCTTTGCAAACAGGTTCTGGGAAAATCAGATAATGGTTTCCTTATTTAACGGCACACCACTATTTCAATACCAAATTAATAAGAAATTTGGACATTTACGTGATGGAGTAAAGCAGCCTAATCTTGATAATTTTACTCATCAATCTTTTTTGTATACCATCAAAAATAAAAATTTAGATTTAACTTTAGTTCACTACACTGATTTAGACAGTACAAGACATATATATGGATTTAATTCCGATGAAGCAAAACTAGCCTTGGTAAGACATGATAAAAGACTTGGTGAAATTATTGAAACACTGAAAGAAAAGGGCATTTATGAGGAAAGTACCATTATACTTCTTGGAGATCACAGTAGTCTTGATGAAAACAAGATAGTAAATCTGAACATTCTCTTAGCAGAGAAAGGATATATACAGCTTGACAAAAATGGTAAAATATCTAGCTACACAGCAATAGTGAAAAATTGTGATGGTTCAGCCTATGTATACACAAAATCTGATGAAGGTGAAAATGAATCTTTAAAAAAAATACTTAAAGAATTTAATGAAAAATATCAATGCATTGAAGCAATTTACTCTGGGGAAGAAGCCTCTTATATGGGAGCTGATCCTAATTGCTATCTAATGCTTGAGGCTAGAAAAGGCTATTATTTTCAAGACGGACTAAAGGGGAATATTATTAAAGAAGTAACTTCCTATAATACAGAAGATGGAGTAGAGCACACCCTTTCTACTCATGGGTATTCACCCTTCAAAGATGATTATACTACAGTATTTATGGCATCTGGTATGGGAATAAAGTCTGGAAATATTATTGAAAAAATGAATCTCATAGATGAAGGTCCCACTATGGCAAGACTCCTAGGATTAACTCTTAAGGATGCAGACGGAGAAATTATATACGATTTCATTGATGAAAATAATGTTTCACATAGTACGTACGAAGACAAGGAGAGTTCTTATGAATAA
- a CDS encoding acyltransferase family protein gives MNTAKTNVPKNRIFFIDNIRLIMIIIVVLVHTSVTYSGIGSWYYVENKSVDTVSKVIFAIFNTFSQAYFMGFLFLIAGYFIPKAYDKKGAGKFIKNRLVRLGIPVIIYIFVIHPFIEYFIMGVFLHKPVQAFNQYYINYIKPVGFLGNTGPLWFAFALLIFTLFYDFVREAYKQPVKLIKYKKYPSHFSIILTIILISSFNFVVRIFAPIGTSIMNMQLCFFSQYVVLFIIGILACKNNWFSNLPYKFGVFWLKIGLVLGLLLWILIMLFTGPLDGKEYVILGGFYWQSAVYAFWEQLVCAGMCLGLIVIFRDKFNYQGKVVNFLSQNAFGVYVFHAPILIVISLLIKNIHLYPVIKFIIAALIVLPITFTFSYIIRKVPILKKLFS, from the coding sequence ATGAATACTGCAAAAACTAATGTTCCTAAGAATAGAATATTTTTTATTGATAACATAAGATTGATTATGATTATTATAGTAGTTTTAGTTCATACCAGTGTTACATATAGTGGAATTGGTAGTTGGTATTATGTTGAAAATAAATCAGTTGATACAGTATCAAAAGTTATATTTGCAATATTTAATACTTTTTCTCAGGCTTATTTTATGGGTTTTTTATTTTTAATAGCAGGTTATTTTATTCCTAAAGCTTATGATAAAAAAGGTGCAGGTAAATTTATTAAAAACAGACTTGTAAGACTTGGCATACCAGTAATAATTTATATCTTTGTTATTCATCCATTTATTGAATATTTCATTATGGGAGTTTTTCTTCATAAACCAGTACAAGCATTCAATCAATACTATATTAATTATATTAAGCCTGTTGGATTCTTAGGGAATACTGGTCCTTTATGGTTTGCTTTTGCATTATTAATTTTTACTTTATTTTATGATTTTGTGAGGGAGGCTTATAAGCAACCTGTTAAGTTAATAAAATATAAAAAATATCCTAGCCATTTTTCTATAATCCTTACAATAATCCTTATATCCTCTTTTAATTTCGTAGTAAGGATATTTGCACCAATTGGGACTTCAATTATGAATATGCAGTTATGTTTTTTCTCTCAATACGTAGTGCTTTTTATTATTGGGATTTTAGCATGTAAAAATAATTGGTTTTCAAACTTACCCTATAAATTTGGAGTTTTTTGGTTGAAAATAGGCTTAGTATTAGGATTATTATTATGGATATTAATAATGCTATTCACAGGTCCATTAGATGGTAAAGAATATGTAATACTTGGTGGATTTTATTGGCAGTCTGCAGTTTATGCATTTTGGGAGCAGTTAGTTTGTGCAGGAATGTGTTTGGGGCTGATTGTAATATTTAGAGATAAGTTTAACTATCAAGGCAAAGTTGTAAATTTTCTTTCACAAAATGCTTTTGGTGTATATGTTTTTCATGCTCCAATACTAATAGTAATATCCTTACTAATAAAGAATATTCATTTATACCCAGTAATCAAATTTATTATTGCAGCATTAATTGTATTGCCAATTACCTTCACTTTTAGTTATATAATAAGAAAAGTTCCTATTTTAAAGAAGCTTTTTTCATAA
- a CDS encoding MmcQ/YjbR family DNA-binding protein gives MKYEWLDQYCLSKKCAEKDFKIDWEAVRYLIGGKMFAMQGGDKYKKSIITLKCKPELGQALRNEYEHIIPGYYMNKQHWNSVYLEGDVPDDVLKQMIDMSYELALSSFSKKMQKEILQVDKND, from the coding sequence ATGAAGTATGAATGGCTCGATCAGTATTGCCTATCTAAAAAATGTGCTGAAAAAGATTTTAAAATAGATTGGGAAGCGGTGAGATATCTTATAGGGGGTAAAATGTTTGCAATGCAGGGTGGAGATAAATATAAAAAATCAATTATTACTTTAAAATGTAAGCCTGAATTAGGACAAGCACTACGAAATGAATATGAACATATTATCCCGGGATATTATATGAATAAACAGCACTGGAACTCAGTATATTTGGAGGGAGATGTGCCGGATGATGTTTTAAAGCAAATGATAGATATGTCCTATGAACTGGCATTAAGCTCTTTTAGTAAAAAAATGCAAAAAGAGATTCTTCAAGTAGATAAAAATGATTAA
- a CDS encoding MFS transporter: protein MNKYSKAEKSWILYDCNISTYSMIIITTILPIYFRMIFENSGGTSTMATAHWGYANSIARLIIAIAAPILGTIADYRGYKMGFFKIFCIAGIIFTALMAGVPDTAWIPLLIVFILSSIGNSGSNIFYDAFLVDVTPRKRMDMVSSIGFAAGYLGNILAFAICMSIVILASMKIIPISVLTACKISFIITAIWCALFSLPMIKNVKQIYGIEKEHKVVVKSFNRLFYTIKNIRQHKNLLIFLIAYFFFIDGVNTIITMATSFGADLGISDTTMLIVLLFTMVVAFPCAIIFGKLSEKFGAKTMLYAGIIVYSIICIYANFVHNAAGFWILAMLVATSQGGIQALSRSYFGKLVPKEKNNEFFGFYNIFGRFAAILGPFIVALGTQITGNTSKGIFSVLILFVIGGLILTRVSDKSVENSEEYFDDKIALEK from the coding sequence ATGAATAAATACAGCAAAGCTGAAAAGAGCTGGATTTTGTACGATTGTAACATATCAACTTACAGCATGATAATTATAACTACCATACTTCCAATATATTTCAGAATGATATTTGAAAATTCAGGTGGCACCAGTACTATGGCAACAGCTCACTGGGGATATGCAAATTCCATAGCAAGACTGATTATAGCCATTGCAGCTCCTATATTAGGCACCATAGCTGATTACAGAGGTTACAAAATGGGCTTTTTTAAAATATTTTGTATTGCAGGAATAATTTTTACAGCACTTATGGCTGGAGTACCTGATACTGCCTGGATTCCCTTACTTATAGTTTTCATACTAAGCTCCATAGGAAACTCTGGCAGCAATATATTTTATGATGCCTTTCTTGTGGATGTAACCCCTAGAAAACGAATGGATATGGTTTCTTCTATTGGTTTTGCAGCTGGATATCTTGGAAATATACTTGCCTTTGCAATATGTATGAGCATAGTTATACTGGCGAGTATGAAGATAATACCCATTTCTGTATTAACCGCCTGTAAAATATCCTTTATCATAACTGCTATATGGTGTGCATTATTTTCTCTTCCTATGATAAAAAATGTAAAACAAATTTATGGGATTGAAAAGGAACATAAAGTAGTGGTTAAAAGCTTTAATAGGCTATTTTATACAATTAAAAATATAAGACAGCATAAAAATCTGCTTATCTTTTTAATAGCTTATTTCTTTTTTATAGATGGAGTAAATACTATTATAACTATGGCTACTTCCTTTGGTGCAGATCTTGGTATAAGTGACACCACAATGCTCATAGTACTGCTGTTTACTATGGTAGTAGCATTTCCCTGTGCAATTATCTTTGGAAAACTTTCTGAGAAATTTGGAGCTAAAACCATGCTATATGCAGGAATAATAGTGTATTCAATTATATGTATTTATGCAAACTTTGTTCATAATGCTGCAGGTTTTTGGATTTTAGCTATGCTGGTAGCAACTTCTCAAGGTGGTATACAGGCACTAAGCAGATCCTATTTTGGAAAGCTTGTACCTAAAGAAAAGAATAATGAATTCTTTGGTTTCTATAATATTTTCGGAAGATTTGCAGCAATACTAGGTCCCTTTATAGTTGCATTGGGAACCCAGATTACAGGAAATACAAGTAAGGGAATCTTCAGCGTCTTAATTCTCTTTGTTATTGGAGGACTTATTTTAACTAGAGTTTCAGATAAATCTGTTGAAAACAGTGAAGAGTATTTTGATGACAAGATTGCCCTGGAAAAATAA
- a CDS encoding AAA family ATPase, with protein MGDKIIDLKRDAYEKLLEWKNNHNNKVLLIEGARQVGKTYLVKKFSRENYKYVIYINLLEEAGEDLLTIYNVIKQERLSGKLDREKTNSLKEMFKRFSNNFRDSEECIIIIDEIQESYKIYNMIRQFARKFKTHFIMTGSYLGRVVMQKEFWSPMGDVDFFEIKPLSFTEFMEALNLTHLYKALDLYGNSDKKDYQLIYDKYKDYLEVGGYPEIVCEYLTNHKKNINDLFEKLLRIFCEESSRYFDGDILTTRVFEDCISAIIEILARSKKGVKESSYTEELQQIITKKYSSNITKENCNRVLQWFYTSKFVKDCDKLIDFDFTNIKKRQRYFLSDVGMANFVMEKTNILMSESNGLLSETFVYNCLLDKIPTIPMFGVYGDGELDFIYRNRENGQIYGIEVKSGKNPGKTIVKSLANGKIDFAVYLKGLTQGGIANKTYTIPIFLFPRFKFTF; from the coding sequence ATGGGAGATAAAATAATAGATCTTAAAAGGGATGCTTATGAAAAATTATTAGAATGGAAAAATAATCACAATAATAAAGTGTTGCTAATAGAAGGTGCAAGGCAAGTAGGGAAAACTTATTTAGTGAAAAAATTTTCAAGGGAAAATTATAAGTATGTAATTTATATTAATCTATTAGAAGAAGCAGGAGAAGACTTACTTACAATTTATAATGTGATAAAACAAGAACGATTATCAGGAAAACTAGACAGGGAAAAAACTAATTCTCTAAAAGAAATGTTTAAAAGATTTTCTAATAATTTTAGAGATAGTGAAGAATGTATAATTATAATAGATGAAATACAGGAATCTTATAAAATTTATAATATGATAAGACAGTTTGCAAGAAAATTTAAGACTCATTTCATTATGACGGGAAGTTATTTAGGAAGAGTTGTAATGCAAAAAGAATTTTGGTCACCTATGGGAGATGTAGATTTTTTTGAAATAAAACCATTGTCATTTACAGAATTTATGGAGGCTCTCAATTTAACACATCTATATAAAGCATTAGATTTGTACGGAAATAGTGATAAAAAAGATTATCAATTAATTTATGATAAATATAAAGATTACTTAGAAGTTGGAGGATATCCAGAGATTGTATGCGAATATTTAACAAATCATAAAAAGAATATTAATGATTTGTTTGAAAAATTATTACGAATATTTTGTGAGGAGTCTTCTAGATATTTTGATGGGGATATACTTACAACTAGAGTATTTGAAGACTGCATAAGTGCAATAATAGAAATTTTGGCTAGAAGCAAAAAAGGTGTTAAAGAAAGCAGTTATACAGAAGAATTACAGCAAATTATAACAAAAAAGTATTCAAGTAATATTACAAAAGAAAATTGTAATAGAGTACTTCAATGGTTTTATACATCTAAATTCGTTAAAGATTGTGATAAGTTAATCGACTTTGATTTTACAAATATAAAGAAGCGTCAAAGATATTTTTTATCTGATGTAGGTATGGCAAATTTTGTTATGGAAAAGACAAATATATTGATGTCAGAATCTAATGGATTATTAAGTGAAACTTTTGTTTATAATTGCCTTTTAGATAAAATACCTACAATTCCTATGTTTGGAGTTTATGGTGATGGTGAGTTGGATTTTATATATAGAAATAGAGAAAATGGTCAAATTTATGGGATAGAAGTTAAGTCAGGCAAAAATCCAGGTAAGACTATAGTAAAATCATTAGCTAATGGGAAAATAGATTTTGCAGTTTATCTTAAAGGTTTAACACAAGGTGGAATTGCCAATAAAACCTATACAATTCCAATATTTTTGTTTCCAAGGTTTAAATTTACGTTCTAA